The following proteins are co-located in the Rheinheimera salexigens genome:
- a CDS encoding helix-turn-helix domain-containing protein, giving the protein MSNESVRLHGGHILRSVRLKIGLTQEEVCFMSNIDRSTYQRWEHKKTEPSFGQTMQICESAFKIELLDAITIARETS; this is encoded by the coding sequence ATGTCGAATGAATCTGTTAGGTTGCATGGTGGGCATATACTACGCAGTGTACGTTTAAAGATTGGGCTTACTCAAGAGGAAGTCTGCTTTATGTCTAATATTGATCGTAGTACTTATCAACGATGGGAACATAAGAAAACAGAACCAAGCTTTGGGCAGACTATGCAGATTTGTGAGAGTGCTTTTAAAATTGAATTATTAGACGCCATAACCATAGCACGGGAGACATCATAA
- a CDS encoding phage holin family protein, protein MNNLVMKPTMEKQTTIAAYFSAISTAFGGLLSLPNLALMLGVIVTVGLGFIQWQVWSNRKRHDAEQHEWARLQHELRLKQLLASENLRQEFDAGDPADPR, encoded by the coding sequence ATGAATAACTTAGTGATGAAACCAACAATGGAAAAGCAGACAACCATAGCCGCTTACTTTAGCGCAATCAGTACTGCCTTTGGCGGGCTGCTATCACTGCCAAACTTAGCGTTAATGTTAGGTGTCATAGTCACAGTTGGCTTAGGCTTTATACAGTGGCAGGTGTGGTCTAACCGTAAGCGGCACGATGCAGAGCAGCATGAGTGGGCAAGGCTGCAGCACGAGTTGCGGCTGAAGCAATTACTGGCATCAGAAAATTTGCGTCAGGAATTTGACGCAGGGGACCCTGCCGATCCTCGTTAA
- a CDS encoding ATP-binding protein, giving the protein MNLVTEMPKNIQLLHCAKHGDYEMRFLPMGTKFFKNDYCPKCAVENNQKQRAEDAQLAKKQAADLVRRSRIEAGVSLRNVDACFDDYVPEEDHEAKNLASIKLFCNKIQLDGSGNMVMCGSLGTGKTLLMSATVNQLLASGKRCRIVKMQDLIRELKDCWRPGAHFTETQLIKKFASIDLLVIDEVGMGYGSDTEKLFIFDVIDGRYNNMLPTVLVSNLDITGVKEAVGTRVVDRLREDGGLVLAFTGRSRR; this is encoded by the coding sequence ATGAATTTAGTGACTGAAATGCCAAAAAACATTCAACTTTTACACTGTGCAAAGCACGGTGATTACGAAATGCGTTTTCTGCCAATGGGCACTAAGTTTTTTAAAAATGATTATTGCCCTAAGTGCGCTGTTGAGAACAACCAAAAACAACGTGCTGAAGATGCTCAGCTTGCTAAAAAACAGGCTGCTGACTTGGTTAGACGGTCGAGAATTGAAGCGGGTGTATCACTGCGCAATGTTGATGCATGTTTTGATGATTACGTTCCAGAAGAAGATCACGAAGCTAAAAACCTCGCAAGCATAAAGCTTTTTTGTAACAAAATTCAGTTAGACGGCAGTGGAAATATGGTTATGTGCGGCAGTCTAGGAACAGGTAAAACATTGCTGATGTCTGCAACGGTAAATCAATTGCTAGCTTCAGGTAAGCGTTGCCGCATTGTGAAAATGCAAGACCTGATCAGAGAGCTAAAAGATTGCTGGCGGCCTGGTGCACACTTTACAGAAACACAGTTGATAAAAAAGTTTGCAAGCATCGATTTACTGGTGATTGACGAAGTGGGTATGGGCTATGGCAGCGATACAGAAAAGCTATTTATTTTTGATGTTATCGATGGCCGTTACAACAACATGCTGCCAACTGTTCTGGTGAGCAATTTAGATATTACAGGTGTTAAAGAAGCTGTAGGTACTCGTGTTGTTGACCGTTTGCGCGAAGATGGCGGTTTAGTTTTGGCTTTCACTGGTCGCAGCAGAAGATAA
- a CDS encoding phage head-tail joining protein, giving the protein MYSETQLQELKKAYASGMTRVRLSSGDEISYRSLVEMERVISTMEKALAPNKKRRRFGYAMQVNKGL; this is encoded by the coding sequence ATGTATAGCGAAACTCAGCTACAAGAATTAAAGAAAGCCTATGCCAGCGGCATGACTCGAGTTCGTCTATCAAGCGGTGATGAAATCAGTTATCGCTCATTAGTTGAAATGGAGCGGGTGATCTCAACGATGGAAAAAGCACTAGCGCCTAATAAAAAACGCCGTCGCTTTGGCTACGCAATGCAGGTTAATAAGGGGCTGTAA
- a CDS encoding lysozyme has translation MKSITARLSGLGLAGVILAAGAFIAPLENDTNDPAKLAVHADPIGIPTACYGSVKQGLVIGDAFTVEQCDQQFAADLKLHDMQLRNAVKVKLTEQEHTAYLSFHYNVGAFNFKQSTLLSLLNSDMRIDACIELTHACSSSSNTCKGWIYAGGKELVGLRTRRRLERDLCLKGVINANE, from the coding sequence ATGAAAAGTATCACCGCTAGATTGTCTGGTTTAGGTTTGGCAGGTGTGATTCTTGCTGCAGGCGCTTTTATAGCTCCATTAGAAAACGATACTAATGATCCGGCTAAGTTAGCTGTGCATGCTGATCCGATTGGAATACCAACCGCATGCTATGGAAGTGTTAAGCAGGGCTTGGTGATTGGTGATGCATTTACAGTAGAGCAGTGTGATCAACAATTTGCTGCAGATTTAAAATTACATGATATGCAGTTACGTAATGCAGTTAAGGTAAAACTAACAGAGCAAGAGCACACAGCTTACTTATCATTTCATTATAACGTTGGCGCTTTTAACTTTAAGCAAAGCACATTGCTATCGTTGCTTAACTCTGACATGCGTATCGATGCTTGTATTGAGCTAACCCACGCTTGCAGTAGTAGCAGTAATACCTGTAAAGGTTGGATTTATGCTGGTGGCAAAGAGTTAGTTGGCTTAAGAACACGTCGCAGGTTAGAGCGCGACTTATGTCTAAAAGGGGTAATTAATGCTAATGAGTAG
- the lysC gene encoding Rz1-like lysis system protein LysC, with product MTITKPVYMTPPADMLQSCLPLTHFNVSTNADSISYSNWLESMLEQCEQRIESIKQWAAQSGSQ from the coding sequence GTGACAATTACCAAGCCGGTATACATGACGCCACCAGCCGACATGCTGCAATCTTGTCTGCCCCTAACTCATTTTAACGTTAGCACTAACGCAGATAGCATTAGTTACAGTAACTGGCTTGAGTCAATGCTTGAGCAGTGCGAACAACGCATAGAATCAATTAAGCAGTGGGCTGCCCAAAGCGGGAGTCAGTGA
- a CDS encoding DUF1441 family protein — protein sequence MGTLHNIDDAYAWSISRIAEAFRIDRRTVSARLKTARVEPAGIRKGHPTYHLGDIGPALFGDVVTGEENEFANPALMLPQDLKAWYQAQREKLKLDTELKDLIPSDDVARAMAELVKAVVNPLDSLVDELESKVGLSGSALERVQIIIDQVRENMYLNAIRGGMEPEDEDDD from the coding sequence ATGGGTACATTGCACAACATCGATGATGCCTATGCGTGGTCCATTAGTCGTATCGCTGAAGCGTTCCGCATTGACCGACGCACAGTATCAGCGAGATTAAAAACCGCTAGAGTTGAACCAGCTGGCATAAGAAAAGGCCACCCGACTTATCACTTGGGAGATATTGGCCCAGCCTTATTTGGTGACGTTGTTACCGGTGAAGAAAACGAATTTGCTAATCCTGCATTAATGTTGCCGCAGGATCTTAAAGCCTGGTACCAAGCCCAGCGGGAAAAGCTAAAGCTTGATACTGAGCTTAAAGATTTAATACCTAGCGATGATGTTGCCCGGGCAATGGCTGAATTAGTTAAAGCAGTCGTTAACCCGCTAGATAGTTTAGTTGATGAACTGGAATCAAAAGTGGGTTTGTCGGGTTCAGCACTTGAACGAGTACAAATTATTATTGATCAGGTACGTGAAAATATGTATCTGAACGCCATTCGCGGCGGCATGGAACCGGAAGACGAAGACGATGATTAA
- a CDS encoding GTPase domain-containing protein, with translation MTTDNGSWTDFVPTITKPIVYTYKYRKVIQKYWKIMQVKLNSGRPSVIITGRAGVGKSVLAAHYHGEANTQDWNEPGTSTDVEIKPITIGEWTKIVAVIPGQNTKERARALDEALNKANKLDGVIHVVDWGFTSIRDSAVRKEMVESKGLDSIEKIRAHNLALELKDFELMLDKLAMSISNNRGPEWLVIAVNKVDLFENRLLTAEQYYNPSCTSEFTDKM, from the coding sequence ATGACGACAGATAATGGATCATGGACAGATTTTGTACCGACAATTACTAAACCTATTGTTTATACTTATAAATATCGGAAGGTAATTCAAAAGTACTGGAAGATTATGCAAGTAAAGTTAAATTCTGGCAGGCCTAGTGTAATCATCACTGGCAGGGCTGGTGTGGGTAAAAGTGTTTTAGCTGCGCATTATCATGGTGAAGCTAATACCCAAGATTGGAATGAGCCAGGTACTAGCACTGACGTAGAAATAAAACCAATTACAATTGGTGAATGGACAAAAATCGTTGCAGTAATACCTGGTCAAAACACAAAGGAACGAGCAAGAGCCCTAGATGAAGCATTAAATAAAGCTAATAAATTAGACGGTGTTATACATGTTGTGGATTGGGGATTTACTTCAATTCGTGATTCAGCAGTAAGAAAAGAGATGGTTGAAAGTAAAGGTTTAGACTCAATTGAAAAAATAAGAGCGCATAATTTAGCTCTCGAATTAAAAGATTTTGAATTAATGCTTGATAAATTAGCAATGTCTATTTCTAATAATAGAGGGCCAGAGTGGCTCGTTATCGCTGTGAATAAAGTGGATTTATTCGAAAACAGATTACTAACAGCTGAGCAATATTACAACCCTTCTTGCACAAGTGAATTTACTGATAAAATGTGA
- a CDS encoding helix-turn-helix domain-containing protein gives MHILEQAIESTPNKVSGVAKACGVSVRAVYKWLKAGKLPRTDYTGETEYAKKIANETDGKFSALQILHPNKVTKDRIA, from the coding sequence ATGCATATCTTAGAACAGGCCATAGAATCAACTCCAAATAAAGTCTCAGGGGTCGCAAAAGCTTGCGGAGTCAGTGTAAGAGCTGTTTACAAATGGCTTAAAGCTGGAAAATTGCCAAGAACCGATTACACCGGTGAAACCGAATACGCTAAAAAAATTGCGAACGAAACAGATGGTAAGTTTTCAGCATTACAAATCTTACACCCAAATAAAGTAACTAAAGACAGGATAGCTTAG
- a CDS encoding phage terminase large subunit family protein, with translation MINYGDVCQIKRDIASLLKPPVRMSVTEAVQEYARVKLASGNWGKWDIETTPYMREPLDMLTSRRHRGLIFVGPARTGKSQALVDGFVAYDVKCDPSDMLVVQITKEKAAEFSKKRIGPMLDNSPDLQPLLSPRGHDNNLHDKVLRAGNYLKLAWPAKSIFASSEWRRVIITDYDRSQTLLDVEGEGSGFDLALKRTQSFRSRGMAVAESSPGYEVLDPDWVPSTEKPHEFPPTLGVGALYNLGDRRLLYWPCPSCGEFFPAQWKYLRWNESETDIRKASRTVTCFCPHCGDAEIKQTAKQQMLMASRWVPEGCNISAAGEITGTLIDTDFLSYWMEGPAASFQSWEQLVYNYLSGVKDFEATGSQEKLKATINTDQGRPYSYQKSDRKRSSDRLAERAEVTTKRHVPEGALFLVACVDVQAGKDRRFVVQVHGNSEHERWVIDRYNIKLSARIKDDNATEPTERYHQIDPAGYPEDWHQLSKLILDRGYPLDDESGREMHVHLIVCDHGGEDGVSDNAYGYYRKLRTENRHHKLMLVKGGSSAQTEMVKITRPDNTKRADRKAAAKGDVPLHILATNRLKDNVSSKLERETEGSGYVHFPDWLGAWFYEELTAESRDEQGRWDKANKKRANEAWDLLCYNEAAQYQLQTHKPKFWLSPARWAQPWNENINVYHPDKQHQAPAAKQAAPRQRRVRYRTT, from the coding sequence ATGATTAATTATGGTGATGTTTGCCAAATTAAACGCGATATCGCCAGCTTACTAAAACCACCCGTGCGAATGTCAGTTACCGAAGCAGTACAAGAATATGCTCGAGTAAAACTAGCCAGTGGCAACTGGGGCAAATGGGACATTGAAACCACGCCTTACATGCGCGAACCGTTAGACATGCTTACTAGCCGTAGGCATAGAGGCTTAATATTCGTTGGTCCTGCGCGAACAGGCAAAAGCCAAGCATTAGTAGATGGCTTTGTTGCTTACGATGTGAAATGCGACCCTAGCGACATGCTAGTAGTGCAAATAACAAAAGAGAAAGCGGCAGAGTTTAGCAAGAAACGTATCGGGCCTATGCTTGATAACTCGCCCGACTTGCAACCGTTACTTAGCCCACGCGGCCACGATAACAACTTGCATGATAAAGTTTTACGCGCAGGCAACTACTTAAAGCTAGCGTGGCCGGCTAAATCAATATTCGCTAGCTCGGAATGGCGCCGCGTAATTATCACTGATTACGACCGCAGCCAAACTTTGCTCGATGTAGAGGGCGAAGGTTCAGGGTTCGATTTAGCCTTAAAACGTACTCAGTCATTCCGCAGTCGTGGCATGGCTGTAGCAGAAAGCAGCCCAGGCTATGAAGTATTAGATCCTGATTGGGTACCTAGTACTGAAAAGCCGCATGAATTCCCGCCAACGTTAGGCGTTGGTGCGCTATATAACCTTGGTGATCGGCGATTACTGTATTGGCCATGCCCCAGCTGTGGTGAGTTCTTCCCAGCACAATGGAAATACTTACGCTGGAATGAAAGCGAAACTGATATACGCAAAGCCAGCCGCACAGTTACTTGCTTTTGCCCGCACTGCGGTGATGCTGAAATAAAGCAAACTGCAAAGCAGCAAATGCTAATGGCATCGCGTTGGGTGCCAGAAGGTTGCAACATTAGTGCCGCTGGTGAAATAACCGGCACGTTAATAGATACCGACTTTTTAAGCTATTGGATGGAAGGGCCAGCCGCATCGTTTCAAAGCTGGGAGCAGTTAGTTTATAACTACCTATCCGGCGTAAAAGACTTTGAAGCAACAGGCAGCCAAGAAAAGTTAAAAGCAACAATTAACACAGATCAGGGCAGGCCGTACAGCTATCAAAAATCAGATAGAAAACGTAGTTCAGACCGACTAGCCGAAAGAGCAGAAGTTACAACTAAGCGGCATGTACCAGAAGGCGCATTGTTCCTAGTTGCTTGTGTTGACGTACAAGCAGGTAAAGATAGGCGCTTTGTTGTGCAAGTTCATGGCAATAGCGAGCATGAACGCTGGGTAATCGACCGTTACAACATAAAACTATCAGCACGAATTAAAGATGATAACGCAACCGAACCAACAGAGCGTTATCACCAGATTGATCCTGCTGGTTACCCAGAAGACTGGCACCAACTTAGCAAATTAATACTAGATCGTGGTTACCCGCTAGATGATGAAAGCGGCCGTGAAATGCACGTACACCTAATAGTATGTGACCACGGCGGTGAAGATGGCGTATCTGATAACGCCTACGGTTATTACCGCAAGCTACGCACTGAAAATCGCCACCATAAGCTAATGCTGGTTAAAGGCGGCAGTTCAGCGCAAACCGAAATGGTAAAAATAACGCGGCCAGATAACACCAAACGTGCAGATCGTAAAGCCGCAGCAAAAGGTGATGTGCCACTGCATATACTGGCAACCAACCGATTAAAAGATAACGTAAGCAGCAAGTTAGAACGCGAAACTGAAGGCTCTGGTTATGTGCACTTTCCAGACTGGCTTGGCGCATGGTTTTACGAAGAACTAACAGCAGAAAGCCGCGACGAACAAGGTCGTTGGGATAAAGCCAACAAGAAACGCGCCAACGAAGCTTGGGATTTACTCTGCTACAACGAAGCAGCGCAATATCAGTTACAAACCCACAAGCCCAAGTTTTGGTTATCACCAGCCCGCTGGGCACAACCGTGGAACGAAAACATAAACGTATATCACCCCGACAAGCAACACCAAGCGCCGGCAGCTAAACAGGCCGCGCCAAGGCAGCGCCGAGTAAGGTATAGGACAACATAA
- a CDS encoding phage regulatory CII family protein, translating to MNNRTLKNTHFSCPLDAAHFVGHQYGVERFSAETFQKISVVYNKLNPENDSNHLYLRDAVLLTDKANDNLILETWCQQRGGVFVKLPDSVSCDEELSDQLMRVSEQLGAALGEIRLAREDGVIDSTEFARIKAKLMKTVDEALALNAVVEGQVRDLPKHPTAVIGK from the coding sequence ATGAATAACCGCACATTAAAAAACACGCACTTTTCATGCCCCCTTGATGCTGCACATTTTGTTGGTCACCAATATGGTGTTGAGCGCTTTTCAGCAGAAACATTTCAAAAAATTTCAGTTGTTTATAACAAGCTAAACCCTGAAAACGACAGCAACCATTTGTACTTACGTGATGCCGTTTTATTAACAGACAAAGCTAATGACAATTTAATTTTAGAAACATGGTGCCAACAACGTGGTGGTGTGTTTGTAAAACTACCAGACAGCGTTAGCTGCGATGAAGAACTAAGTGACCAGTTAATGCGGGTTAGTGAACAATTAGGCGCTGCGCTGGGAGAGATACGTCTTGCACGTGAAGATGGAGTGATTGATAGCACTGAGTTTGCGCGAATAAAAGCCAAATTAATGAAAACTGTAGACGAAGCGCTGGCGCTAAATGCGGTGGTTGAAGGTCAAGTAAGAGATTTACCAAAGCACCCAACAGCGGTGATTGGTAAGTAA
- a CDS encoding tyrosine-type recombinase/integrase codes for MMKSAALMKSVALAITDAAVVRFAADLTIGELRDHRHPLALRIHKNRDKGTWYLVRYEAGKKLRQRLGYWPALKTKDAHSIVPEILKKLATGTDVQNSDFATVGQLLTWYLGRIERESVKSDSRRKGVKCAIEKHLVPRLANIKITDLTKLVIDERLMLPLQNASLKPSTIRQYFAVLKRAFKSANELGLVSINPMATMRFGDHIQRRIEPKQGRLLVSDAGRTMALIIGLSEPVKTMLLFMMMFATRIGETRKLKWCYFDFEVNQITIPAAITKTDSNHIMPITKQAKAMLLAFRELSQGEYLFEYNRKAYSHNDAQKLIRAASAGKFSAHDLRKLARSAWATIGIDYWVGERMLNHKQKGLDAVYINADALEVKHVALSQYHDWLNTSLNSLHNTGIDKT; via the coding sequence ATGATGAAGTCTGCTGCGTTAATGAAATCTGTCGCGTTAGCAATAACTGATGCTGCTGTGGTTCGATTTGCAGCAGATTTAACGATTGGTGAACTACGTGATCATAGGCACCCGTTAGCGTTACGCATACATAAAAATCGCGATAAAGGGACGTGGTATTTGGTGCGATATGAAGCAGGTAAAAAGTTAAGACAGCGGTTAGGTTACTGGCCAGCACTAAAAACTAAAGATGCACATTCGATAGTTCCTGAAATATTGAAAAAATTAGCAACTGGTACTGATGTACAAAATAGTGATTTTGCAACGGTTGGCCAGCTGCTTACTTGGTATTTAGGCCGTATTGAACGCGAGTCTGTTAAAAGCGATAGCCGCCGTAAAGGGGTTAAATGCGCTATTGAAAAGCATCTGGTACCACGTTTGGCCAATATCAAAATTACTGATTTAACTAAATTAGTTATTGATGAGCGTTTAATGCTACCGCTACAGAATGCATCACTTAAACCGTCCACCATTAGACAATATTTTGCTGTATTAAAACGGGCTTTTAAAAGTGCCAATGAACTGGGCTTAGTAAGCATTAACCCTATGGCCACAATGCGGTTTGGTGATCACATTCAACGGCGCATTGAGCCTAAGCAAGGGCGGTTATTAGTAAGTGACGCTGGCCGTACTATGGCGTTAATAATAGGTTTATCCGAGCCAGTTAAAACCATGCTGTTGTTTATGATGATGTTTGCTACGCGCATAGGTGAAACCAGAAAACTTAAATGGTGTTACTTCGACTTTGAAGTTAATCAGATCACGATACCGGCTGCCATTACTAAAACTGACTCCAACCACATTATGCCGATTACTAAGCAGGCTAAAGCTATGCTACTGGCTTTTAGGGAGCTAAGCCAAGGTGAGTATTTATTTGAATATAACCGTAAAGCCTATTCACACAATGATGCTCAGAAACTGATTAGAGCAGCATCAGCAGGTAAGTTTAGCGCACATGATTTACGAAAACTTGCTAGAAGTGCTTGGGCAACTATAGGCATTGATTACTGGGTAGGCGAGCGAATGCTTAACCATAAGCAGAAAGGTTTAGATGCAGTGTATATAAATGCTGATGCATTAGAGGTTAAACATGTTGCGTTATCGCAGTATCACGACTGGTTAAATACATCACTTAATAGTTTGCACAATACAGGCATTGATAAAACTTAA